GGTTGAAGCAAGCTGCGAAGCACGCGCGCACGACCCAGACCGCCGCCGTAACGGCACTCGGTGCGGCCGGACTGGGTCTCTCGCTGACGGGGGGCGCATCCGCATCCACGATGCCCACTGCTTATCTCCCGCAATCCGACAACATCTCGTCCAATCAGCGCTTCGTTCTTGGCGAAGAGGAAATGGCCGACGTCAGTCTCGCCACGTTCCATCTCTTCGACAAGGAAGCCGCGGGCGACGAAGTGAAACTGGCCGTCGTTGTTGTTCGCCGGGGTTGCGGTGGCTGCCGTGGATGCCGGGCCTGCCGTGGGTGCGCCGTGCGTGGCTGCGGTGGCTGCGGGGTCGGCGGCTGCTGCGCACGCTGGGGCCGGTGCCGCTGGTGCTAAGCTACACGACCTGGCGGACACGATAAAACTCGATGAACTGCCGTGCGGGCATCTCCGGCCCGCACGCCATCTGCCGCGGCTGTGTCTTCTCCGTCTTGCGCAGGCAGCGATAGAGCTTGAGAACATTGGAAATGTTCTCGGAGGTCTCGTTGCCGGTGTCGTCGCAGCAGATGATGATGCTGCGCATGGGGGCTCGCGGAGGTGATGCTACCTTGGCGAGTATAGCAGGATTGGGAGGAGTTGGGCGATGTTTGATCTACATTGGACCGCGCCAGAATATGAAAGGTGTTAAGTAGCTGGGACAGCCACCGCGAGTTGGGTCGCGATGCTATTGTAAATGTCGACTTCCGAGCCCGGCGCACGAACGGAGATCAAAAGAGAATATCGTGCCGCCCGATCCCATCGCTGTAGGGCGGGTTTCTCTTTCCACCAACCAGAGATCGGAAAAACACCAACCGCGTCACGCTCCGCGAGGGCTGCTGCGCTGCCACGCCAAATGTCGGAATGGATCGATCCACGATCACGTATTTGTCCCAGCACCCAACTGTCGCCTCCGCTGGCGCTGATTGGGCCTCCGGCTTCTTCATCCTGAGCGGCTTTGTTGATTCGCTGGCGAAACGCATCAATCGGTTCGAGTGACCGCTTCACTGCGAACCGTAAGCTATGCGAAGCATAGCGATGTCGGCGCGTCCAGCCTCGCTCCCCAGGATTGGGCTCGATAAAATATGAAAGCGTAATGCGCAATTCTACGTCGGCCTCGCCAAGATCTGCCAGCTCTGCTCGTGGCCATGGCAGTAGATGCAGGTTCATGTCCCGAGTTTTTATCTGCGAGCCGTCCTTACGAAACGGCAAAAGCGCGTCCTCGACCATGAGCGTTGCATCATCCGCAGCACTTAGAAGTGAACGCGTTAGGTCGGGTACGCCCCAACCATAGCGTCTCAAGAGAGAAAGCTTTTGCGCTTGCGAGGCCGCAGCATCAAAGCGTGCTCGCATCGCCGGCGTCCATTCGGCGGAGTGAACGATAAGGCCGCGAACTGTCTCGGGCCAGAGCTCCGGACGAGCGCTCATAATGCCTGCGCTGAGGTTTCCACCTAATGCGGTGGCGCCGCTAGTATCCCCAAAAGCATCAAAGAGACGCACATTCGGCCGGTAGTGAGTGCTGATCAACTGCAGGTCGTCGATTGCCGAGGCGGGGTTAACGCCATCGTGCGCTAAGTTACCGCCTTCGAAGACGACATCAGGTCGAATTGGCCATTGTCGATCCCATATTGTGGACGTGCGGCTAGTTGGCGAAAGGTCGCCCGCCGGCGCAATTGGAAGCCAGCCATCATAGTCGGGGTCGGTGATGGTGATCTTGTCCGTACACGCTCCGAATACGAGTGGATTCCAAGCCTGGGCAGGGCTTTCAACCTCTTCTAGATCGTTGCGGTCAAGATACTCTGCAGCACTGATATCTCCGCGCAAATTACCTGCAGAGAGTACCATGAGACGACGGCGGTCTCCGCCACCGTAGCATAGCTGATCCACGGCCGCAGACCATGATGAAGGACGACCCCGCCCTAGGCCAACATCGCTCGTCACTGCCATGCAGATGACACGCCTACGTCGCGGTGCTTTTCGTTCGGCCAACTCAATGCCGGATGCGGTGATTGCGCCATAGAGGTCTGGATCGTTCTGACCGGTTGGCGGCAAAATTTTCACAGTCT
This portion of the Bradyrhizobium sp. AZCC 2262 genome encodes:
- a CDS encoding S8 family peptidase; its protein translation is MAIPRDRPHLHLEGGGRNEPYTSPRIVITGLPPARARAAHAAKLKRAIDHAIVQARAQIAGRQEGVAEGTPGFYLQFEIPTGHETALDSLENKPKEIELVAVKPPAEGSETISATVFVPESSADFYDKRIEAYRTEKNKSGRPKNENLIARIDTVQLGGARALFTDDMALFPTTGTPAWWEVWLRDGRLHEFRVVSERLNVATKAHTISFPERDVILALGDEATMERLIQHSDAVAELRLAKDTPSLFLEMRAVEQAEWAANLAGRITPPSAIAPAVCLLDSGAAQAHPLIAPGLDPSDQHSYDSAWDVGDSAYWNGHGTLMSGVALYGDLEAALSHGGPVTLRHRLETVKILPPTGQNDPDLYGAITASGIELAERKAPRRRRVICMAVTSDVGLGRGRPSSWSAAVDQLCYGGGDRRRLMVLSAGNLRGDISAAEYLDRNDLEEVESPAQAWNPLVFGACTDKITITDPDYDGWLPIAPAGDLSPTSRTSTIWDRQWPIRPDVVFEGGNLAHDGVNPASAIDDLQLISTHYRPNVRLFDAFGDTSGATALGGNLSAGIMSARPELWPETVRGLIVHSAEWTPAMRARFDAAASQAQKLSLLRRYGWGVPDLTRSLLSAADDATLMVEDALLPFRKDGSQIKTRDMNLHLLPWPRAELADLGEADVELRITLSYFIEPNPGERGWTRRHRYASHSLRFAVKRSLEPIDAFRQRINKAAQDEEAGGPISASGGDSWVLGQIRDRGSIHSDIWRGSAAALAERDAVGVFPISGWWKEKPALQRWDRAARYSLLISVRAPGSEVDIYNSIATQLAVAVPAT